Proteins from a genomic interval of Thamnophis elegans isolate rThaEle1 chromosome 2, rThaEle1.pri, whole genome shotgun sequence:
- the LOC116503526 gene encoding general transcription factor II-I repeat domain-containing protein 2-like, whose product MAKRKVDFENRCFQKRWEAEYLFADIDGKAMCLVCGGHVAVLKKYNMRRHYETKHEDKYKHMDIQQKLKKVEEFKKSLMAKQRVCRKAKSQSEAAMKASFIVTEEIAKSGRQFTEGEFLKCCMIKVCEVLCPDQRQAFMNLSLSRNTVAEQICELATDLQVQLFEKGKDFIAYSLAVDVSTDITGMAQLTTFIRGVDSSLCVTEELLDMRSMHGTITGKDIFEAVSKCVNDMKLPWDKLTGLTTDGAPLMCGEESGLVGRMREKMRSENCIGELIVYHSIIHQETLCGKALKMEHVMNTVTQIVNFIRARGLNHCRFKPFLEEIYSELGDLPYHAEVRWLCHEKVLSRFFELREEICQFMENKGKDSSVLQDEEWLCELAFLCDITKHLTVLNLQLQGRHHVITDMYDAVNAFQVKLQLWDIQMQQGNLSHFPCCQTIINQVSTAVFSHAYFGDKLNTLHMEFTRRFVKFEGQKSHFELLSNPFAVDVEKAPVNIQMELIELQCSSTLKAKYDSVGPVRFSRFIPETMPQLRLQAAQMLCMFGSTYVCEHVFSVIKVNKSVHRSLLTDEHLHSILRVSTAQNLSPNIDELVSKKICQTSGSDNTA is encoded by the coding sequence atggccaaacgGAAAGTGGACTTTGAAAACAGATGCTTTCAAAAGAGGTGGGAGGCAGAGTACCTGTTTGCTGACATTGACGGTAAGGCCATGTGCCTTGTTTGCGGAGGTCATGTGGCTGTACTTAAGAAATATAACATGAGGCGGCACTATGAGACGAAACATGAGGACAAGTACAAACACATGGACATACAGCAGAAGCTGAAGAAGGTGGAAGAATTTAAAAAGAGCCTGATGGCAAAGCAGCGCGTGTGCAGAAAAGCAAAATCACAAAGTGAGGCTGCTATGAAAGCTAGTTTTATAGTGACAGAAGAGATAGCTAAATCAGGCCGGCAATTTACAGAGGGGGAGTTTTTGAAGTGCTGCATGATTAAAGTGTGTGAAGTCTTGTGTCCAGATCAAAGGCAAGCATTTATGAATCTCAGCCTAAGCAGAAATACTGTTGCTGAACAGATATGTGAGCTTGCCACTGATTTGCAAGTACAGTtatttgaaaaaggaaaagatttCATTGCATATTCCCTTGCTGTGGATGTGAGCACGGACATCACTGGCATGGCACAGCTGACAACCTTCATCCGTGGAGTGGACTCAAGTTTATGTGTTACAGAGGAACTTTTGGACATGAGATCAATGCATGGCACTATCACAGGAAAAGACATATTTGAAGCAGTATCCAAATGTGTAAATGACATGAAACTCCCCTGGGACAAACTTACGGGATTGACAACAGATGGAGCACCTTTGATGTGCGGGGAAGAGAGTGGATTAGTGGGAAGGATGCGAGAGAAGATGAGGAGCGAGAATTGCATAGGTGAGCTGATAGTGTATCACAGCATCATACACCAGGAAACACTGTGTGGCAAAGCCCTGAAGATGGAACATGTGATGAACACTGTAACACAGATAGTTAACTTTATAAGAGCCAGAGGTTTAAATCACTGTCGATTTAAGCCTTTTCTGGAGGAAATATATTCTGAACTTGGTGATCTGCCCTATCACGCAGAGGTGCGATGGCTATGTCATGAAAAAGTGCTCAGTAGATTTTTTGAGTTGCGCGAGGAGATCTGTCAGTTcatggaaaataaaggaaaagactCCTCGGTACTGCAGGACGAAGAGTGGCTGTGTGAGTTAGCTTTTCTGTGCGACATAACGAAGCATCTCACTGTGCTAAACCTTCAGCTTCAGGGACGGCACCACGTGATCACAGACATGTATGATGCAGTGAATGCCTTTCAGGTTAAGCTGCAACTGTGGGACATTCAGATGCAGCAAGGAAACCTGAGTCACTTTCCCTGTTGCCAAACAATCATAAACCAAGTCTCCACTGCTGTGTTCTCACATGCTTATTTCGGTGATAAACTCAACACCCTCCACATGGAGTTTACGCGTCGCTTTGTTAAATTTGAAGGACAGAAATCCCATTTTGAACTGCTCAGTAATCCATTTGCAGTTGATGTGGAGAAAGCACCTGTAAATATCCAGATGGAGCTGATAGAGCTGCAGTGTAGCAGCACACTTAAGGCAAAGTATGACTCTGTAGGGCCCGTACGGTTCAGCAGGTTCATCCCTGAAACGATGCCCCAACTCCGCCTACAAGCTGCTCAAATGCTCTGCATGTTTGGTAGTACATACGTGTGTGAGCATGTTTTCTCTGTGATAAAGGTGAACAAAAGCGTACACAGAAGTCTTCTCACTGATGAACACCTCCACTCTATCCTGAGAGTTTCCACAGCTCAGAACCTATCCCCAAACATAGATGAACTTGTAAGCAAAAAAATATGCCAGACATCTGGCTCGGATAATACGGCATGA